The Actinomycetota bacterium genomic interval GGCCTCTTCCGCACGTTCGCGCTGAAGCGGCCGACGCTCAGCGAGGCCCTGGACCGCGATGGCGACGGCATCTTCGAGAGCACGTACCGAGCGCGCTTCAGCCGTCCGGGTAGGGGACGCTGCTTGATCAAGGCAATCTTTCCCGGCGACGCCGACCACACAAGAAGCGTCGCGGTCCAGCGGTTCCGCTGCTAGCCGGCCCGCATCCTGCCGCTATGCAGGGCGAGGGAAGCTCCGCCTGAAGCGACCTCGCACCGCCGGCAGCGCGTCGCTACCTCGACGGCGGCACCGGCGGATCGCGTGGCTTGAGGTCAAGCAGCGCGGGCTGCTAGACCAACTCGGCTTCGCCGAGGTATGCCTCGCTGATCTCGTGCACGTCGAAGGCGCCCTCCGAGCGCGCCTTCGAGTAGATGATCGTGCCCTTCTCCATGACGAAGACGCGATCCGCGATGTCGAGAACGCCCGCGTTCTGCTCCACGAGGAAGACGGTCGTGCCGTCCTGGTTGATCCGCTTTGCGACCTCGAACACCGTCAGCGTGAGCTTCGGCGACAAGCCGAGCGAGGCTTCGTCGATCAACAGGAGCTTCGGGCGGGCCATCATGCCGCGGGCGACCGCCAGCATCTGCTGCTCTCCACCGGAGAGCGTGCCCGCGAGCTGCGTCCATCGCTCTCGCAGGCGGGGGAAGTACTCGACGGCTTGCTCGACGATCTCGCGGGTGCCCTTGCGGTCCTTCTTGTAGGCCCACGCACCGAGGCGGAGGTTCTGGGCGACCGTGAGTTGCGGGAAGACGCGCCGCCCCTCGGGCACGAGCGCGACGCCCTGCGCGACCAGCTTGCGAGGGTCCACCCCGGTGATGTTGTTTCCGTTCA includes:
- a CDS encoding ABC transporter ATP-binding protein; this encodes MSLLEVRDLKAGYGSLPVLGGISLDVEEGETAVLLGLNGAGKTTLVLALAGLLKPWSGTVSLNGNNITGVDPRKLVAQGVALVPEGRRVFPQLTVAQNLRLGAWAYKKDRKGTREIVEQAVEYFPRLRERWTQLAGTLSGGEQQMLAVARGMMARPKLLLIDEASLGLSPKLTLTVFEVAKRINQDGTTVFLVEQNAGVLDIADRVFVMEKGTIIYSKARSEGAFDVHEISEAYLGEAELV